A segment of the Phoenix dactylifera cultivar Barhee BC4 chromosome 15, palm_55x_up_171113_PBpolish2nd_filt_p, whole genome shotgun sequence genome:
TCCATGTGGCTAATTAACTTTCTTAATCTAATTTCCAATTAGAATTGCATTGCATGGTGTTGCAGAAGTGAGACGCAAACCTTGCTCTCCTATTCTGAAACCATACTTCCACTTGTCGTGGCCGGAGATTCAATTGCTTGGCTAAAGCTTGCTTTTGTTTCTGATCATTGAAAGGAAGAGACGAATATAAAATACAAAAGAGACTAATAGGCCTTTCTcggatgaaaagaaaaagagggacaAATAATTGCGCACATACATCAAttgtttcatatatatatatatatatatatatatatagaaagaaTCTTAAATTATGGACTCAAAACGACTTATTATAAGATTAAGAAGGCTACTCACTGGATTTAGGGTACTATGCTCCGTGAACCTTTCCTCTAAGAGGGCAGACTGCTCTCTCGTAAgcctaagtttctttctagcaCTAGCGTCCTCCTCCTCATCGCTGGCCCGTGAGAAGACTCTCACCACCTCTGCCTCCTCGGATCCTGCATCCTTCTCCCTCTTGACGCTTGGAGGGTAGGCAGTGGAGAGCGTGCTGTGAGGTGAAGATGGCCGTGCCGGTCTAGACTCCTCGTTTGTCTTGTGAGACTCAGCCTTCGGCATGGCAGTCGCCCCATACACATCATTGGAGAGGCCCAAGGTGAGGGACGGCTTGTAAGGCGTCGAAATTGAGAAGGTCGAGTACGGCTCTCGTCGGCGATGGAGATTGCTTGATGAGCTGCTCCTCCCTCCGATGCCCAACCCAAGGGCGAGGCCA
Coding sequences within it:
- the LOC103704310 gene encoding homeobox-leucine zipper protein HOX19-like, translated to MSQDEMCDTGLALGLGIGGRSSSSSNLHRRREPYSTFSISTPYKPSLTLGLSNDVYGATAMPKAESHKTNEESRPARPSSPHSTLSTAYPPSVKREKDAGSEEAEVVRVFSRASDEEEDASARKKLRLTREQSALLEERFTEHSTLNPKQKQALAKQLNLRPRQVEVWFQNRRARTKLKQTEVDCEILKRRYKTLTDENRRLQKELQELKALKFASPLYMQFPAATLTMCPSCERVSGASNGSKGSGTGPFMAAQPTPHFFDPFTHSAPC